TATCCGGATTCGATGTGTGTTAATCGCATACAAATCCCGGGATTAAGTTTTGTCAATAAAGCTGATTTGTGTTGTTATGTCgacaaaattcaagaaattcttGACAATGAGGATGCTCACAGGATGGAAAAGGTATGAGATTGATTCCTTTAAGTCGTAATTTGAACTCCTTTGGAATTGTCCATTTACAacctaacctcaaaaattcatgaggatcaattgatcccttaaaagTAACATAGTTGACattttaagggatcaattgaACCTCATAAGGAAAATAAGGTAAATGGACAATTCCAAAGGAGTGCAAATTGACCTCTGAAggggtcaaattgatcccttaagagttAAGGTAATCTCATAAGAGATCAATTTGACCCCTAAGGGAACCAATCTGATTTTTTCAGAGGTCATTTTGACCCCCTTTAGAATTGTTCATTTACAACTTCGTAGATTTAATTGCTTCAAGAGGTTCAATTGATCCATTGAGTAATAAGATAATTATCTCAAAGGATCAATTGAACCTCTTGAGCTTAAGGAATAAAGTTAAATGGACAATTCCAAAGGAGATCAAATGGACCTCTGAAggggtcaaattgatcccttaatagTTAAGGTAATCTCATAAGGGATCAATTTAACGCTTAATGAATCAATCTGACCATTTCAGTAGTCAACTTGATTCTCTTTGGAGTTGTTCATTTACATCTTCAATAAATTGATCTTttcaagaggttaatttgatccAATTGAACCTCttgaaatgatttatttattgacaatAAATATGTTAATGAACAATTCCAAatgggatcaaattgacctctgaaggggtcagattgattttttcaaaaattgttattatagGGTGTCAgagtttttgatcaaaaacctctttaaatgatttttctcagtttgttaaaaatgttagttgtgcgatttatccttttcgcctGGGATTTATTATTGACAATAAATATGTTAATGAACAATTCCAAatgggatcaaattgacctctgaaggggtcagattgatctcAAAAGGAGTTGAATTAACTTCTAAGAGATCAATCTGATCGCTTACCAAAGgtttaagagatcaatttgaCCCCTAAGGGAACCAATCTGATTTTTTCAGAGGTCATTTTGACCCCCTTTGGAATTGTTCATTTACAACTCTTCAAGAGGTTAAATTCGATCTAATTTAACCTCttgaagtaattattttttgaggctTTAAAATTGTAAGTAAACAATTCCAAATGAGGTTTCAATTGACCTCTGAAGGGTTCAAATTGAttccttaagaggtcaaattgatcccttaagatttaattaatctcttaaaagggatcaatttgacctcTTCAGCAAAGCTTAAAGGATCAATCTCATACCTTTTCAATCCGCAGTGCGAAACAGAATCGCAAATATCACAGGAGACTGTTACTGATGCTGATGATGAATATGAAACAGCAAGCGATGACGAGGAAGACAATCAagtgaaaaacaataaaaaaggcgAAACAAATATGGCACTTGTTAAACGTATACGTGCTGGCGTATCAAATGAGGCAATCAAACTACCGCGTTCATACGATATCGTCTATAACAGTGACGAGGCGGCATTTAAAAAGAACTTTCGACTAGGCTGTGCATTGGGAGTCGTCATGTTTCTAAATGAACAACCAAATATCGAAGATTGGTTCATCGAATACGGCGAGGATGACGATCCATCACAAATTGTCGGACAACGTTTGAAGGCACTTGACTTTATATTTCACGTGATCGTGACAAATATCCGCGTTCTCGAAGGACAAATCGATAAAAGTCACGTCGATGAACGCAATTGCGAACTAAGCGAAGCTGAATGGTTGTACATTAGCAGAACGCATCAAAATACGGTACGAgacaagaagaaatttaaagctCCGGCCGCCCTCAAAGACATTTATGTGTCACGGATAAAATATGTCGCGGAAGATATCCCGTATTACTGGCCCGAACGCTGGCACGATGGATGCAACAACATTTATCTGCTGAAACCCTGTGACAGTGGCAACGGTTACGGCATCATCTTGCTCGATGCCGAGAGGAAAATTATCAGTGTTGCGCGTTGCCAGAAACGAAAGTACATCGCACAAAAGTACATTGAACGCCCGCTGCTAATTTACGGTGTAAAGTTCGATATTCGTCAGTATTTTTTCATCACGATGCACAACAATAAATTTCGGGCATGGGCCCATGATGCGTGCACGATAAAATTCGCCACAGACCAATTTACGCTTGATACGCTAGCGGAGAATATTCACATCACCAATGTGACGATCCAGAAGCGATTTACGCGAAAACCCGATGATAAACTGCCAAAGAACAATGCGTGGGGCATGCCGGACCTGCTCGCGTATTTTGCCGCAATTGGGAAACCAAATATCTGGGAGACAACTTTGTATCCGGcgataaagaaaatattgtcCTACATTGCCGAACTGAGTTTCAGGAATTGCGAAATAATGAATGGGCGTTTCGAGATATTTGGATGTGATTGTTAGTATCGAAATGaatgttttgtgtgtgtgttcaagtgttttcattcattcatccaTCAATTGTGTTGCGATATAGGAAATATTGATGAAATACACTCAAGGACAAATATCGTATCAATTATAGAACATATTTAACATCTATTCAAATGTTGGACAAATTGTGTCTATCAAAACATGTTTTCGttcattgaaattaatttctgacaactgaatttaaatgcatttacATCTCGTGAACAgataatttaatgatgattttttgattgaaacttaccaatcaattttattatttttagattgatAACAAAAATACAACGAAATCATTTgacatatggaaaaatttaatttacgaaaatatttttgagttttgatatttaaaaatatatgaaaattttgagttaaataattatttaaatttttttactacaattattaatttaattttaattttttttattaatatttttaattttttgtgatttattttctccatttttcaagtgtatttttttaatttttttttttattattaaaaatttttaatacctaattttatttaaaaattatttttttttaaataattgaagaactttgattttgatcaaaaattaatttatttaaaattttaaattatttttaaaaaaattttattaaatgagattttttattatttttgaaaaataattcaatataaaatttttaatatgaatttttgttataaataaaatatttttaaatattaaaataataaatatatgttttttattataattaattagtttaaaaaacctaaccaatttttttagtaaaaaagaaaaaacaaaaattatcaatttaaattttgaaaatatttattattcattaaatttttattttttatttttaatttttttttttttgacaaaattgttctaatgtaaaaagttagaattatttgtttttattttaattcaatatgtttaaaaattattcaagtaaaagattttttctcttttttctgaattttactgtaaaaatgcctttgaatttttctaaaaatatcaattgatgaaaaaaatataattaaaaaaattataaaaatttttttttacatcttttatggaaaatattcataatcttattttctttatgatttataattttactgttaaaaaaaatcaaataataaaacataaaaaaaaacaaatttttaaattatgaaagaaaaaaaaatttttttcaataaaaaaatctaacaaaaaaattaaattcttattatcttgcatttatttttaatgtttgatgGTC
The sequence above is drawn from the Culicoides brevitarsis isolate CSIRO-B50_1 chromosome 1, AGI_CSIRO_Cbre_v1, whole genome shotgun sequence genome and encodes:
- the LOC134838422 gene encoding tubulin glycylase 3B-like, which gives rise to MDYERRVSLANESGKIFRVSESYDAPMIRQALIERGFIEQKAQPYNSVYLNINYALECNRIKNVQEYEQVILYKICGNRAPDFAWVSRHEHYYLYPDSMCVNRIQIPGLSFVNKADLCCYVDKIQEILDNEDAHRMEKCETESQISQETVTDADDEYETASDDEEDNQVKNNKKGETNMALVKRIRAGVSNEAIKLPRSYDIVYNSDEAAFKKNFRLGCALGVVMFLNEQPNIEDWFIEYGEDDDPSQIVGQRLKALDFIFHVIVTNIRVLEGQIDKSHVDERNCELSEAEWLYISRTHQNTVRDKKKFKAPAALKDIYVSRIKYVAEDIPYYWPERWHDGCNNIYLLKPCDSGNGYGIILLDAERKIISVARCQKRKYIAQKYIERPLLIYGVKFDIRQYFFITMHNNKFRAWAHDACTIKFATDQFTLDTLAENIHITNVTIQKRFTRKPDDKLPKNNAWGMPDLLAYFAAIGKPNIWETTLYPAIKKILSYIAELSFRNCEIMNGRFEIFGCDWLITEDFKTVLIEINRSPSMDYYTPIHKVVLEEVLSDVIRVVIDYAKDETSSTGRFEMIFEKDYSWIDTALMPYRFSLDSNW